Below is a genomic region from Primulina eburnea isolate SZY01 chromosome 9, ASM2296580v1, whole genome shotgun sequence.
ATTTCTTTCCTTGCGATAGTAGGAAAGAGTCCATCAGCAATTTTAACCTTTTTACTCCCCAGTGTTCGTGATGAGAAAAATTGTGATATGCCTATGCTCGATGACATCTGAATCTAATATCTAGGAACCATTTGAGTGTGTCCTGGCAATAAAAGCTACGGGGATATACCTAAAGAAGAGTCAGGATTTCGAACAATGTGAGATTGAAGCattttattatttgatattTTGTGAAAGGAAGATATTATGAGGCTGATGATTTCTGTCCAGAATCAATACCACTTGTTTGAAGGGCCCGTATGCCACTATCAGTATCTGTCCCTGAACTGCATCTAGGTCTTTATTTAAGCCTGCCAAAAACAAAAGCACCCTGCTTCTCTGTACCTTCTTTTTGTATCGAATACCTTCATTGGTGTTttctgttggatctcggtttctaCAAGCCcaaacgcaacggaagttttaaaaattttatttattttgacaatcaaaatatgttttgctttagacgctcgtatgattttaacaaaacatacataggaggtTAGAAATATACCTTTAGTGAATTTAAttacttggctccaactaatccggtataggcggatctagctcttgatgaatccctacgaactttctacAATGAaatcctttctttccttctaatttggtccacgactgaattgtttgttcctcttctaatttgcactagaaaaattagaagaaatttttccgTAGAGATAGAACACAATTTGGTTCAAAAACTTTTTGAGTGCACAAAATTATTATTGCATATTGTAAGAGCTGAAAAAGAATTCTCCCAATTCCCCTGAAACTCTCGAATGAACCTTGTGCAAAATAGAATAAAGAAATCTCAATATTTCTTTAATCATgctttacttaattaatctcattaattaagtaaactaaATGTTTGGAGGATTTAAATTTCAACTCTCGTGAATCACCATAGAATAATGagtggaggctagggttttcaaaaattGTGAATCAATTCTCTCAAACTCTAagcctaatatatatatatatatatatatatatatatatatatatatatatatatatatatatatatatatatatatatataagcttagggtgcattaattaaattaaatacttaatggacttaatcaattaattattctagtccaactagtttaattaattaattaatcttttaaagtcatattaagaaccttaataatatgtatgttggttgtgtactcctacaagcccatcaTACATATacccattacatttaatttaaatcccttataaattcaacatttgaatttaatatttaaagtataaattcaactccttgaatttatcacctccaaaatttaatatttaataaactcaacttttgagcttaattaaatacataataagttcaacatttgaatttattatttaaattataaatttataaattcaactccttgaatttattctctccaaatttcataaattcaacttcttgaatttactatatcataaattcgactccttgaatttattttctcaaattttaattaacataaattcaactccttgaatttactataatataatataaattcaactccttgaatttattttctccacgggaacaaacgatacagtgcttgtgtgaccctcaatggttcagggatacaactagccgtgagttcacaactatttgtgattcaggacataattctttattcgggcttaccctagttagccccattcttttcatcaataccttgatcaagaatgtcagaactcatttctgattgcacccatcggattatggtaagagcgtctagtagcatcgtcccatgatcccctaggtatcactgatagtgtctgcaagaaccagtcgattatgattaacgtacagtacggtcccttcatctcatatatcccgatcgaatctgcaaccattggttcatcgagggttgcatattaattcgataactatgtgataactataatagtggcatcgcgtgtactattttgagaactccttctctaacgtacatatcatactctggccagagattccatgcactattattaaaTTAGATCActtaggatatccacacccctaggtgagcggtgaatccccgactacaatgcactggctcctatatgtatcgcaactgtacccaacctcacCACCTGATTACTCTCTTGGAGCCGGAAAAGGAGTCAAAGCACACAACCCTAGcctatagagcctcagtgttgtcccgggtcgtaaggactaatgttgtacaatcataaccacggacttatactcttgatgaatgataaccacttggaaagtccgagggagggttgttcggcataatcatcatatgactacctatctggatgtttggacatctccattcccttaccaagaaacgcagtacacagcatcacagatgctagtctcgagctcaagcgacctttatccatgttttaggcggctgaatcgactaggaacaaatttagaatatgcagtgtttacaaatgagtttcaacatcgaattacgattcatttgtattaaagcataatcaaggactttatctatactgtttgcatgggtatacagatgaagtataacaagaccataaaaacttaaattatattaaaataaagattgtttatttcacttgagtcaataaattccctagccaaccgttggcttgcaggacatctactctaacattttCCTCCCAATCCTATTCTTCAAATAAATATAGTTTCCTGCCATATAATCATCAGTTCATTGTGATAGGCAGTAACATCTCTGTTTCCTTGTCGCATTCTCCACATTTGaatatctatctatatataaAAGCACAGTTTCTGCCAAATATAGAAATATCCCGCCaaaattactaattaaaaaTAGAAATACAAGGTGTAGATTTTAATTTATCAATTACTGTTCAAAATACCGAAACTTGAGCCTTTCTGATtcagaataaataaaaatagaaatacAAGTTGTAGATTTTAATTTATCAATTACTGTTCAAAATATCGAAACTTGAGCCTTTCTGATTCAGAATAAATGAATTGTATGTCaaattcttaaatagattaggTGATATTAAATCTTAAATAATGACAATATctgttttcaaaaaaaaaaatcaataagaCAGTGTAATTTTAGACTTTTGGGCTACCTTATTTGAATTCAAATAAGGCAGCCCAAAAGACTGGAATAATTGAATAATGTGGTATAAGTATTTGATCCAATATTACACAAATTCATGTTTACATATTCTGTCAAAATCAATAAGACGattccaaaatctcaaattaaAAAATGCCTCCATTGTTCAGCTCTATCTCTGAGGTGAACCCTTCGAAAGCACAATGGTCCCTTAAAGTCAGATTGGTTCGGTGCTATCAAGTTCCTGTATTTCAAAAGAACACATTTAGTTTAGAATGTGTTTTCCATGATCGAGaagtaagaatatttattttcatagtCGCCatcaatttaaattattatgtaTTAGCTATTATGAAAGTTTCTTATATATTACAGGGTGATCGCATACATGGTAGCATAAAAAAGGATGAGGTGATGCAGAGGTTGAAACCAATTCTCAGAGAAGGGCATATTTTTGCCATAAAAAAACATGGTGATGGCAGAAAATGGAATGACATTCAAGACTACAAAGAACAAATACAAGCTTATTTTTATTGCAAACACGCATGTCTATGAAATTTTCAAAGATACCTTTCTCAATTGATGTATGAGTTCAAGTCTTTTCCTGCACTATCCACTGCATCAGATGTAGTGGATGACACAACCTTTTTTGGTATGAGAATTTAtagtttcattttcttcttcatttcaaataaaattatattcttacacgttgaattttttttggaaGATGTCATTGGACGATTGGTGGCAATAGATTCCCCACAAAACAAAGAAATCGAAGGACGTCCACGAAAGCTCATTGACATTGTTTTAGAAGACACCGagtaaatattaataaaataattttcaaatttatacCTTTTTCGCTAACGATTTCATATGTATGTCAATTTTATTCAGGAATAATAAGTTACCATGTACTTTATGGGGAGATTTTGTGGATAAAATCATAGTCTATGTGGAAAATGTTGGTAAGGAACCTTTTATTGTTATTCTTCAAATGTGTCGAGCAAAACGATTTCGGGGTGAAATCCGAGTATCAAATGTATACCATATCACAAACTTGGTAGTCAACGGAGATTTGGATGAGGTTACTGAATTTCGAAAAAGgtattttttgattttttttaattttacttcgtatcattttttattatgttttaaataaaaaacaagAATATAAGTCTTCATGGAAATTTAACTATTTGGATATGTATTTAGGTTGGTCATGGAAATCAACACACCAAAAACAATCAGCAACATTTCATCGGCATCAACAAACACAATTTTAGAGGAgctttcaaaaaataatattcgaaCTATAGAACAAATTTCTGAAGATAACCAAGTACGAAAATTTCTTAATATACTcattacaaataaaaaaaattcttacaaatcttaacattattatcattttcCATGTTATATTTTAGGTCGGAAGTTTTTGGGTTTTCGCAAAAATTGTAGGCGTTGAATCTTCTCGTGAATGGTCATATTTGTCTTGTAAAAAATGTCCCAAGAAAGTGACTCCTGTGGGTGATAAATTTTATTGTGAAAGGTGTGATCGTTTCGATGTGACTGGAAATTTAAAGTTTGATCAATAATCTTCAAttatattatgtttttttaCCTAATATATTCTTTAAAGATTAttattcatttttaaaaataacaggTTTAAAATTCATGTTAGAGTTGTTGACAACAATGGAAACGCTGTTTTCTTACTTTGGGATCGAGAATGTGTAGAACTTATAGGGAAGAAAACACTAGATTTGAGGGTTGATGTCAAGGAAGAGgtttttgtatatattttttttttacttatgTTTTGATTTAACATAAGTTAgtctaaatttattttatatttcagTTATCAAATTCAGAAAAAAAATCCCTAAATAAATTGAGGATTTAGTGGATCGCAAAGTTTTGTTTAAAGTACAAGTACGCCCCAATCAGATTTAGGGATTCTTTGGGACCTATACTGTCATGAAAGTCACAATAGACCCCAATGCCGTTGAAAAATATTGTGAGAAACTTTTGAGAGTCAGGTAAATTAATATTTCTTTAAACGtgtaagaatttttatttttcatacaaCATTTAGATTCTCATACAggcaatattttatttattgttcCATAGGAATCAGAcgttttttcaaaattaaaaagtgCGGACATTGGAAATATAAAGGaggtaaaaaataaagtttaaatAATTTCATAACATCAAAATTCTGACTATTGCTTTTTTAAAATTGCAGATTTGTTCATCTGAAGATGAAGTAACAACTCCATTAAAATCAACAGCCAAGGCCATGATTTCAAGCGATGTTTTAAATGACTCAACTTTGAAGAGATCTCTAATCGATGAATTCTCTTCAACGGCTCcagagaaaaaaataaaatcagcaATCAAGCAAGAGAAAGATTAAATCATGTCTTTTAAGTTATTTTAGAGTTAATCTCCAAGAAATTAAGATGAGTGTGGTTCGGATTTGCTTTCTCAAGTTTACATTATGGTTTCTTTTCCTTGATGGTATGTTTGCTAGATGAGTTGGTTGTTGAATTGTTAACTTTATAAGAATTTGCTTTTCAttcgattttatttttaaccaaAAGGACGTATAGCCGATTCCAACAGCGCCATTATTATGTTTAGGCCCAAAACAATCAATGGACATATACGGAAGTATAATacaattaaacaaaataaaacatatCGAATTATAACCAACAGGCACATAGcaaaacaaatataaagaaaaaatgaaaatatccAAAAATGTCTTAACcgaatcccaaaaaaaaaacaaaattacttaaaaactttaaaaattaatctatcaaaatttttttaagggagtttaaatgttaattttggcTATATTTGAGGTGATAATGAAGAGAATAACTACAAATAATGATACAATCAACAATGATAAATGGTAGACGTAtaagaattttgaaaattaacttTACGAAAGTTAATAATTTCGAAAACTACTTTATATTGGCTTATAAATTAAGtacttaaataatatttaaaagccagaaaatataaaaatactATTAATAATTTCTCCATTATGTTTGTTAGAGTTTGAAGtgttcaataaaaataatcatatattCAATAATTAGTTGTCAAAATTGCATAAATATTTCGGCAACTTATTTTAACTGGAACGTTTAAAAATATTGACTTCGGCTTTATCTGAGTTAATAAagcaatttaataattaaagattcaaaaataaatactatgaataaaattataatattatcatTAAATTTTTTAGAGTCTCGATACATTGAAggcaaaacttgtgtgagacggtctcacgggtcgtatttgtgagacggatctcatatttgggtcacccatgaaaaagtattattttttatgctaagagtattacttttgtaatgcccgagaattaatcactgttaatcaaagattattgacttataatttaacgtgattattgaagagccaactgagacacgagttaagataatgtgcggccatttattctgaattttagaatgtgttgccgaagcaacaccgcacccgcgctcaggaagacaccgcacccgcggtgcatggacagaaagttggggcaaattccagtagcctcaccgcacccgcggtgcaggaccgcacccgcggtgcaaacaagaccgcccccgcggtcgtcgaatttcagaaaatgaaagtgctgccgaagcatgagcgcagcCGCGGTCTtgaagctaccgcacccgcggtgctacgtGTTTTGCGAAAATTGTGATACCTCATAACATGCATGCACCGATATATATAGAACATAACTCCTTCAAAATCATTCAGCAAAAATCAAGAAAGGTCTGAGGGAATTtgctgaaaatccttacgccttctgcgagaaatccgtccgtctgattttgaatccgacttcggtactgagttcctattgacgtaggctacaactggacgtaagttttactacgttttgacatgctttgaaattatgatattgtcagaattgaatggaattcatatatgatgttcttgacatgttaaacatcgtagactcgaagtcagattgagaaacggactgattatggaattgttatgaattcttaggttatattgatttataccggacagatttgatttGCGGTTGAATTAcgggttgtattggatatgggttatggactataactgttatctggtgatgttgtattgacggggatattgaatttgtaccgttatgccgatgatttgaattaaatcaagattgttattgatttgaaaggtatattgacatgagattattgatattgtcattgccagacagactgtgaattcaggacttcgactgagccagaaactgacgaaagaaaggtataagtcaatgtggtattgggagatcgacttgagtcggttcagacttgagtttccctaaatcacatattttactttattgcattgatatttgcattgatttgacttatgtacttgttctcttgaattatagatagcaggtattaaacgagtaatcttgtgacagaagtgcctgacagtggcgggatcgccacgggcacattgcacgatgtctcaagataggatattaacgatagagctacagtccatgacggttaggtcaggacaccggatgtttggttatatcgagtaaataggattggaattcttctattacggaattcgatataggaacaccatatttggttatatcgagtaataggatcagagttccttctattacggaattcgatataggaacaccacatctggaaaccgggatccctagactaggattgagtctagtctgagacgtggagtcacgtatatgtttgacagttttatattgattatgtttcagattttgatatataatgttgttacctgattacatgctttatatttgtttatatgattgcatgtttcgttgatttatactgggatttattctcaccggagttatccggctgttgtcttgtctgtatgtgtacatgacaacaggtgggacatgatcagggtccaggagatgaggaaagatcgtgattagagtggaggctccgaacttggattagagatagggttggacacttgacattagctgtgtaaaccttagttgaataaatgtatgtggtacaggatttgtacttttatatactgagaagtatatatatgtatgttttatgtcactacgttccgtattttaaaagaaaaaaaaattttagaccctgttttataattgattaatcagtcccaatgatgattaagaacttgattagcgtccaggGTCCCGacaacttttta
It encodes:
- the LOC140840812 gene encoding uncharacterized protein, whose amino-acid sequence is MPPLFSSISEVNPSKAQWSLKVRLVRCYQVPVFQKNTFSLECVFHDREGDRIHGSIKKDEVMQRLKPILREGHIFAIKKHDVIGRLVAIDSPQNKEIEGRPRKLIDIVLEDTENNKLPCTLWGDFVDKIIVYVENVGKEPFIVILQMCRAKRFRGEIRVSNVYHITNLVVNGDLDEVTEFRKRLVMEINTPKTISNISSASTNTILEELSKNNIRTIEQISEDNQVGSFWVFAKIVGVESSREWSYLSCKKCPKKVTPVGDKFYCERCDRFDVTGNLKFDQ